In Miscanthus floridulus cultivar M001 chromosome 19, ASM1932011v1, whole genome shotgun sequence, the DNA window ataaacccttgtgtcctctgagcacaccatccgggccagacgcgcaaatacaaatttacttgtcggtggtccaaaaacactaaCAGTGTTCataaaataacttccatgctcattgatgttatcatccttttcaagctctaggggtgtttcttcatgaatgtctataggtagAAACATTGTTtacatcattccatgcctatgacattcattggatgttttattgtccaagatttcccatggattggtggctctcgggttgatctcatctaaggcctcctccaaacttggatgagtcatgtttattaaagagattgatttaagctcactgtTTGAATCtaggccaagtttggattctacccataaggctttgtccttgtccatccattctttagcaatggcatacAAGTTTttaatacattctagccattgttgttgctcattttggccatccttgtggccttcatgattcctatgctttggttgtcttagcggatttctagggtcatcatgacacTTAGGAGAGAGatcataagagggatcatcgaggtcaaggatgggttgaaagatgggttcagatgagacatctaatatgggcatagaagggagaggatatgaatggcttctagatagcttggctctccttctacggtttcactagacatgccacccttgtgttcttcccaatgtcctatatgggaataagaacgctttctaagagatcccttcttgaggggatttgaattatattcgctcgaaggtctcttgtggaactggaagtttaagcttttcccaaaatcatcacaaaaaaggacatccttaatttcaatagggatttccaaaggtggaattccttcttctcttgggggattttggggtattggtggttcaggattgatagctaaattttGGGATTGAAGTAGTTGTGACTTGGCTATCAGAACTTTCTCTTCTTGATCGAaagatgatttcttctctttctcAGGGAGTTCATTacgaatgctagtgcagggagtctttccactaattctatcaagcatagcccttgcttcactagcagccagatgaaggaaagctcctctagaggttgcatcaagggattccatggaatccttgctagGACCCacataaaaatgttgaagaagtatagggtcttgaatgacAAGGTCTGggacagtgatgatgagttcattaaaacgatcccacgatgtaccaagagattcttcttctagttgtctaaaatttagaacttctttctgaaggctaaccactttagagatgggaaagaaatgtaAATACAATTTAGAGCATAGTGTTTcctaatctccttgcatacttcctacggtttgactgtaccactgtttagctcttcccgtcaaagagaacgaAAATAACTTTCATCTTACAattttgtcagacatgccagcgatacacaagcatgcacaggtctgttcaaactcttgtaggagtgagtatgggttttcgttgccttctcccgagaaggatttatcccgtatcaattttataaaacatgggcgcagctcatagccaggtgttaggatgggctctgaagattttggtggctctaggcttgtgctcgtgggtttagcatattgatagataggagtggaatccatgctaaacaaaaaattaaaagaaagaataaaagataagggttaagctaggcttgtagttaattcagcaaccgtttcccctgcaatggtgccagaaagcttgttggtatatttaacgcacatagataaatccgtaaGTGTACGGTTACCGCTGTAGCTTTtacccggaagtattccaagtatcgtatccatagggaaacatgtgagactaactacggtctaacttaactaggagtagcaacaaggctaaggataaataggagtgtagagaggataactaaagttctttAGTTTTGACTTggataagcttatgtcttctactattcaactagggacattactagggaaagacaccagcagaggatgctttccttcgcaaccatGTCCTACATGCGCCTaaagatgggaggtggactacaaaggatcaacgaagctatatagtacaagctatatagaacttatgtcactcacacgatctaccaccttccagaatacagggtgcatccatgattaacctaagtctaagcaccacacttacacttacgattaatactctactcccctaggaagagaaataagcactcaaaagagagtcgtgaacctgaagaacaatataaacaagatgcttacttgaatcagaagttgattaccagagaaatctcaggcgcaaactcagatagaacttgaatcTGCCAAGGTACCATAGAGAGATCACCGATAGGCCAgcacctccaaactcttccctcactctctatctcactattatttataagactagatcctatgaaggactaatcttctcttgatagctggctctgattctaacaaggagaatatgaattagggttttaggatggctcccaggaaggtggcaggggctggtatatataggtcgaagcatccaacgtgagccttggatcaaaccgacttaaaggacggcgtagatgcaacctaggaggcggtggagaaccgatattGCGACGTGGAGGCtaacaggtgggcctaggggccacCTGGCTTGTAGGTGGGGCCACTCGACCCCACCTGGtgatttgccttctggagtgttctagagtcttcctgcGTCGGTTTGGCGGTGGAATTCCATAATTGCCTTTGATGAATAGTtcccccttgacggttttctagataaaccctactgaaaacacagattcaccaaaactcatagaatttattagtttaaacccctatacctatgtttggtgatggaattaaagtataaatacaagttatgttgatggtttataattgatgttagtgccCATCAACACTTTGATTGGCCACCATCTTCTCAATGAGAGCCGTAGCTCCTTCGATGGTTAGGGAAAGGAACGCTCCTCTAGCAGCGGCATCCACATGCCCCTTCGACATGGGCATAAGCAACATGTAGAAGTTCTGGAGCACAAGCCAGTTTTCCATTCCGTGGTGCGGGCAGGCTTGGATATAATCCTacagcctctcccatgcctcgaGGATGGATTCCATTGAAGCCTGCTGAAAGTTTGAAATTTTCCCCTCAGGGACCGACTCTTCCATAGGAGTGCCTCCTGATTATCGGTGTAGTTGTTTGGCAGATCAAAACtactcatacactatcctattttcatccacaacagggagaaaacaagcagaattagtctgcataaactatggctaccattacatgcacGTGCTCATGATCATGTCTTACTAGATCTTTTCACCTATGccctccccggcaacggcgccaaaaatgcttgttggcatttcttagcgcaatcaccaagtgtggaggttttaagtccatcctcaacaacagcgccagaaatgcctgttggtatttcttaacaccatcactaagattgagttaaccttagcgacgccaccaagaaacaccaactacgatagttcttaacgattaccaaaaatatccgcaagcgcactTGTTGCATTTcgcccggaagtattcagggtatcgttatttatattttcccaaaggagggcaaggtgtaagagtctagcatgagcatgaacaagattacatacttacATTAGCAAACCAATACttcatgacaggggtaaaaatggtatatcaatgatagtggacacacatccgggccaacctcaaggacaaaaggaaaacaaagaataaaagaatgttcctacatgTAGCctgcatgttctaatatagctatacaaagaacagttaatgatcatacaagttatatgactagAGCTAGAACTAAATTTAAGATGGACGGGAAGATCTTCGGGAACTAGTCTGCCAGCGCATgggagactttaagactcctacacagTATCCGAACATGGAAGATTACAAGGGAAGGACAGGGCTATCagcacctgccgcctacccctcaaccggggACACCATCATATCTGAAGGTTCCCATGCACCCGAGCACCACGCCCATGTACAAGGACACTACCCATATCCCTTGGGActctgaccctatggatcgacaagcaagaatatgggcaaacccaaaggaaTGACAAACCACAACCTCatccctagctctacttctactcatataagtcatatgaatggttaagcataaaattgaacatgttaagatcataatacgcaaactatatgctagttcatatatcatgataataacaagacaactatactctagttcatatgcactactatattgaagatatgagagcatgactttggaagaaattctctttgtattcataccaagctttctctcttttcttccaaggagccaagccctccttgctAGCTCCAAACTACTACTAAGAACTAAAGATTACAAGTAGAGAGGTGAggtatgtagctccaaatgttgTGTGTGTTGAAGGAGAGCTCCACCCCTATTTTTATAGTGGAGTGTGGTCAGTTTGGCACCAACAAAATAGGAAACCGGCCAAAACCACCtatgcatggaggcatgcaaccGCCGGAGGAGCATAGGCTCGAGAGGCGGCGGTGGGGGGCCTAAGCCTGGACCCTTCCCCTGGCGGTGCTCGGCCCAGGTCGTTGCGTGAAGGTGGGCTTCTCTATTTCTCTCGTTGCGCATTACTGCTTTACGCTTTCTGTTTTgcgccttttgcttggttttccacttgtattcgaatgtgtgtcctgcaaaacatgttttctccaatacaagtggaactatgccaatagtaaaggtatatgtgtcaaaagattgtttatttctcctgttttggactTTATTTGGCGGTTGGATTTGAttgttagtgaccgccaacaataGCTTAGCTAGGTAGAGTGTTGAGAATGATGAGTGGGTCTAGATTGTCAGTGCCCTGATTGGGCCAACCGATAGACTATCCAAAAATTCTCTTCGGTAGTTTTCACCGCGCACCAATCGCTGTGCTAGCGAACCGCCCGCACAGAGGCTGCCACCGGCCTTCCTCTCGCCCAGCGTCGACGGCCTTCTTCATTGCCGGCGGTTGCTTCGACCACGCCACCCCTACTCAACCTTGTCACCCCGTCCGGCCCCACGGCGTTCGTCTGTCGCCGTCCCGCCCGAGCTCACCAGCGCCTGTCGCGGGCGGCCCTCCACTGGCGCGAGCTTGATCTCCCATGCGGGCGGCCCTCCAACACGCGAGCAACATGGCCAAGTTCATCATTGGCAACAAGATAAGGAGGAAGATGATATGTATGCCCGACATGTCATTCTCTACAAGGATGGATATAGAAGGCCTGCTTTAGGCAATGTTGCTAGAGGAAAAAAAAAGAGTAGTATTAAAATATGTGACTATCCAAACAAGTAGATAATATATTTTAGGTAGCATTGCTAGAGATGCTCTAGGATAGATTCGGTGCCCAGCCTCGCTATACAAGAGCTGAAGAGAAGGCGTGCCACTGTTTGTAATTGAAAACTTAGAGCATTTTTCCAACTCACTATGCTTGTTATGGCTCATCTATGCTTCCGTTGGTTGAACCAGGACCTGCGTGGAAAGAAGAGACTGAAATGCCAATCCCTTAGATATCCTAAAATTAGTAGAGCAATACCCATTCCAAACAGGCAATTGGTCTGCCAACTAAAATGAGGGTGTTTATTACAAAATGTACAAGCTGatgcaaccaagaaaggccaatcTCACACTGAACAGTACTGAACAGTTGGTACAGCATGATTCCTCAGCCTTTCATATTTCATATAAATCAGTTCATGTGCACCGGAGCAACTCAATGCAAAAGGGAGACCACTGTTGGTGCAGATTTCACTGCAGTCTCACAAAAAAACAGATCAGCTGTTTCTTCATGTACCAAGCAGTGCCGAGAGTGCAGCAGAGCAGCGTCAGTCATCAGTCATCTTGCCACCTGCCCATGTTGTAAAGCTATCCTGTGAAAATTCCTGCAGGCAGAGGTCAAGTTTAGCAAGTATGGGGAGAAATGGAGAACTGATCATGTAACTGATGGTACCGGAACCATACAATTTGGCTCAGTCGAAACTCATTAGTGTTGTCAAGCTCAAGGTTTGTGTTATCTGTGGGCTCCAACCGCTGGCACTCTTCTAAATCCTTCTTGAAGTCCTCTGCTGACAGGTGGGCATAAGCAGCCAGGCAAGGCTTGGTCACTCTAGGTTCATCTCCACCGCCACAGGAGGTCTGAGACTGACTCAGGAGGAACTCATCACAGAGAGCGAGTCCTTCTGCCAGCTGCTGAGAGTCTAACAGTTCAAATTGGGAATCACCTTCCCACAACTTCAGATCTTGCGATTGGGGATTATCTCCATCCTCTGCTTTTTCAGAGGGTGGGAGGACAACAGTCTCTTCAATGTTTATTTCACAGTTTCTGTTAACCTGCACATTAGGCAGAAAAAATGTATTTTCAATTATCAAAAAACAAGTTAGCAGTATATGTTCTTTTTTCTGGTTGAACATACCTATCACCCACAAATGTGCACAACATAGAAAATATAGATAATGTACACAAGAATATTCAGTTACCTGGTAAAGATTCTGCTCAGAATTATGGGCAACTTGGATTGTACCAACATGTTTGTCAGCGGGCAATGTAGTAAAATCAGGGAGATCTGCTTCAGCAGCCATTGATTCCAGATCATCTGATGTGGTTACCTGGTAAAGATTATGCTCAGAATTATGGACAACTTGGATTGTACCAACATGTTTGTCAGCGGGCAAAGTAGTAAAATCAGGGAGATCTGCTTCAGCAGCCATTGATTCCAGATCATCCGATGTGGTTAGCTCTTGAGCATTCTTGTCCCCAGGTTTAAACTGTTGCTGAAAAAATAATTTGGAGACGACATATTCACCATCTCTCTCATCCTCTCCAGTGCCTAGGTGGTACTGGTGCATCACCCAATTGGTCTTCTCAGCCTTCCCACCCTTTGCCAGGCTCATATAAAGCACCATTATTTTCTTACAGCCAAGCTGTTTTCCATCAACTAATACTTGCTTTGTCTTGCCTGTCTTGTGCCAACGGACATCAGCATCATCAGTGTTTATCTTTCGACGCTTCCTAGTCCCAGTGTTGTAGGCCTTAAATGTTCTGTGGAAGAAATGTGAT includes these proteins:
- the LOC136527399 gene encoding SUPPRESSOR OF GAMMA RESPONSE 1-like is translated as MTGTTWIIDSQRFATKIKNASGSSDPSKQKWISNPSKECPKCSHVIDNSDVVHQWPGLPKGVKFDPSDQELIWHLRAKHGKSGIKPHPFIDEFIPTVEEDEGICYTHPQKLPGVKQNGSKSHFFHRTFKAYNTGTRKRRKINTDDADVRWHKTGKTKQVLVDGKQLGCKKIMVLYMSLAKGGKAEKTNWVMHQYHLGTGEDERDGEYVVSKLFFQQQFKPGDKNAQELTTSDDLESMAAEADLPDFTTLPADKHVGTIQVVHNSEHNLYQVTTSDDLESMAAEADLPDFTTLPADKHVGTIQVAHNSEQNLYQVNRNCEINIEETVVLPPSEKAEDGDNPQSQDLKLWEGDSQFELLDSQQLAEGLALCDEFLLSQSQTSCGGGDEPRVTKPCLAAYAHLSAEDFKKDLEECQRLEPTDNTNLELDNTNEFRLSQIEFSQDSFTTWAGGKMTDD